CGGCGCAGAAGCTTGTTCTCAATATGCTGACCACGGCCAGTATGATCCGTTTGGGTAAGAGTTATCAAAACTTGATGGTTGATGTGAAAGCGACCAACAAGAAACTGGTCGCACGTGCCGCTCGCATTGTCATGCAGGCGACTGAGTGCGACAAACAGCAAGCCGTCAATACGCTTGAACGAACCGACTATGACGTCAAATTGGCCATCTTAATGCTCCTGACCGGAATGGATGTCGACAGTGCTAGAAGTCAACTAAATCATCAGGAAGGCTTCCTGAGACGAGCAGTAGAAAAACACAATCAATAACAATAAAGGCTTGGTAGATACCAAGCCTTTATTATTTAATATTCGTTCGCATGTTCATCCCAGCCACGCTTCCATTCCATACGAAATTTCTGCGCTTCTGCCGTGCCTTCACACACACCTTCATAATACTGCCCCGTTAAACCAATCTGATAAGCAAAGTTGGGGTTGCAGTACTCTTGGATTCCTATCAGATAACCTTGCTCATAATCTCCCTGCATCGCACTGCCTAAACTGGCTAACTCTTTAAAAGAGCGCTGAGAGTGGCCACGAATACCATCTCGATATCCAATCTCATACCAATCTCCTTCGTGAGCCAGTTGCTCAGTACTAGCAGTACACGCCATTAACGTAGATACCAACATCAGAAAAATGAGTCTTCTCATTGTTTTTCCTTGTTTTTATTGAAGGTCTCTTAATCAAAACACTAAATGCCCGACTTTGCCACTGAGATGCACTAAAAACCGCTTAACAGTGCCAATTACCACTCAGCCTGTCATATGACCACTCAGCTGAGATTTGAATGAGAATGGTCATCGAGAAGCGTAACATTGAAACTGAACTTATTAAATCTTGACTAAGGAACAAGTGCTATGTTGTGGTTTCTAACCTGTGTTGCTGCTCTGATAGGCGGATACTTCCTCTACGGGTCATTGGTTGAAAGAATCTTCGGTATTAATGAAAAGCGCCAGACACCGGCTCATACGAAGGCGGACGGTGTGGATTTTGTTCCAATGTCGACTAAGAAAGTCTATCTGGTTCAGCTTCTGAACATCGCTGGTGTTGGGCCTATCTTCGGTCCCATTATGGGCGCACTGTATGGCCCTGCGGCAATGCTTTGGATTGTTGTCGGTTGTATTTTCGCTGGCGCAGTGCACGATTACTTCTCAGGTATGCTGTCGGTACGTAACGGTGGAGCTTCTGTGCCAACAATCACAGGTCGCTATCTAGGCAATGGTGCAAAACACTTTATGAATATCTTTGCCATTGTTTTATTGTTACTTGTAGGTGTCGTCTTTGTTTCTGCACCAGCAGGTATGATCACCAATCTAATCAATGAACAAACCAGCATCTCTGTCAGCATGACATCAATGGTTATCGCTATTTTTGCTTACTACATTATCGCCACTATTGTTCCTGTCGACAAAATCATTGGCCGCTTCTATCCACTCTTTGGCGCACTGCTTATTTTTTATGTCGGTTGGCCTGATGACAGCAGTTGCGCTATCAAGCGAGCACACGGTAATGGGTGATTTTCAGATAACGGATATGTTCACCAACCTGAACCCGAACGACATGCCACTATGGCCCGCTCTATTTATCACCATTGCCTGCGGTGCTATCTCTGGTTTCCATGCTACTCAGTCACCTTTGATGGCTCGTTGTATGGAGAATGAGAAGAACGGTCGCTTCGTTTTCTACGGTGCCATGATTGGTGAAGGTGTGATTGCGCTTATCTGGTGTGCGATTGCGCTGTCTTTCTTCGGCAATCTCGACGCGCTCTCTGAAGCCGTGAAAAACGGCGGGCCTGGTAATGTGGTCTACAGCTCTTCGTTTGGCCTACTTGGCGTAGTTGGTGGTGTGATTGCCTTCTTAGGCGTTGTTATCTTGCCCATCACATCTGGTGATACTGCGTTCCGCTCTAGCCGTTTGATCTTAGCCGAATACTTCAACATGGAGCAGAAGACTCTGCGTAATCGCCTACTGATGGCAGTCCCTCTTTTCGTGATTGGTGGCATCCTAACTCAAGTAGACTTCGGTGTTATCTGGCGTTACTTCGGCTTCGCTAACCAGACAACCGCAGTCATGATGCTGTGGACAGCTTCAGCTTACCTGCTTCGTCACAACAAACTGCACTGGATCACGACGATTCCAGCCATCTTTATGACGACTGTCGTGGTGACCTTTATCCTTAACAACAGCACGCTAGGATTTGGGCTACCAATGAACGTGTCGACCATCGCTGGCATCTTGTTCTCGCTCGCGACAACGGCCTACGTCATCCAAAAATCTAGAGGCAAAGGGGAAACTGACCTAGAGGATGAAAACGAAACCAAAGTGGCAACTGAAACCGCTTAAGCCAATTGATTGGCATATTGAATAGGGCTCCTTAGGGAGCCTTTTCTTTGGTCTAAAAACTGTCACGCTAGGTCTATAGCAAAAACTGAGTTCAAAACCTGCTAACTGGATTTAAACGGGATCTAAAAAAGGCGACTTAATGTCGCCT
This window of the Vibrio neptunius genome carries:
- a CDS encoding DUF2799 domain-containing protein, whose amino-acid sequence is MRRLIFLMLVSTLMACTASTEQLAHEGDWYEIGYRDGIRGHSQRSFKELASLGSAMQGDYEQGYLIGIQEYCNPNFAYQIGLTGQYYEGVCEGTAEAQKFRMEWKRGWDEHANEY